One Pectobacterium polaris DNA window includes the following coding sequences:
- the fabZ gene encoding 3-hydroxyacyl-ACP dehydratase FabZ, producing MDRKSILTTDTHTLHIEEILELLPHRFPFLLVDRVLDFEEGKFLRAVKNVSFNEPFFQGHFPGKPIFPGVLILEAMAQATGILAFKSVGKLEPGELYYFAAVDEARFKRPVQPGDQMILEVEFIKERRGVARFKGVAKVDGEVACEASMMCARRRES from the coding sequence ATGGACAGGAAGAGTATTTTGACTACTGACACTCATACTCTGCATATTGAAGAGATTTTAGAATTATTACCGCACCGTTTCCCGTTTTTGCTGGTTGATCGGGTACTGGATTTTGAAGAAGGGAAGTTTCTGCGGGCGGTGAAAAACGTCTCTTTCAACGAACCCTTCTTCCAGGGCCATTTCCCGGGCAAACCGATTTTTCCCGGCGTGCTGATTCTGGAAGCGATGGCTCAGGCCACCGGTATTCTTGCGTTTAAAAGCGTGGGTAAACTGGAGCCGGGTGAGCTGTACTATTTCGCCGCTGTGGACGAAGCGCGCTTTAAGCGTCCCGTGCAGCCAGGCGATCAAATGATCCTTGAAGTTGAATTCATCAAAGAGCGTCGCGGCGTTGCGCGCTTTAAAGGTGTTGCCAAAGTTGATGGCGAAGTGGCCTGTGAAGCGTCAATGATGTGTGCTCGCCGTCGGGAGTCCTGA
- the lpxA gene encoding acyl-ACP--UDP-N-acetylglucosamine O-acyltransferase: MIDQTAFIHPSSIVEDGAIIGAGVHIGPFCYIGSQVEIGAGTVLKSHVVVNGVTKIGRDNEIYQFTSIGEVNQDLKYAGEPTRVEIGDRNRIRESVTIHRGTAQGGGLTKVGSDNLLMINTHIAHDCVVGSRCILANNATLGGHVSVDDFAIIGGMTAVHQFCIIGAHVMVGGCSGVAQDVPPYVIAQGNHATPFGLNIEGLKRRGFEKDTLHAIRNAYKLLYRSGRTLDEVKPEIEALAAEHPAVQAFTDFFARSTRGIIR, encoded by the coding sequence GTGATTGATCAAACCGCCTTTATTCACCCTAGTTCGATTGTTGAAGACGGTGCCATTATTGGTGCTGGCGTTCATATTGGCCCTTTCTGCTATATCGGTTCTCAGGTTGAGATCGGTGCGGGGACGGTGCTGAAATCACATGTCGTCGTCAATGGCGTCACTAAAATTGGTCGCGACAACGAAATCTATCAGTTCACGTCAATTGGTGAAGTGAATCAGGATCTCAAATATGCTGGGGAACCGACCCGCGTTGAGATCGGCGATCGTAACCGCATCCGTGAAAGCGTCACGATTCATCGTGGCACGGCACAGGGCGGCGGGTTGACTAAAGTCGGTAGCGATAACTTGTTGATGATCAACACGCATATCGCACATGACTGCGTCGTGGGCAGCCGTTGTATTCTGGCGAACAACGCGACGCTGGGCGGCCACGTTTCCGTCGATGATTTTGCGATTATCGGTGGGATGACGGCCGTGCACCAGTTCTGCATTATCGGTGCTCACGTCATGGTTGGCGGATGTTCCGGTGTGGCGCAAGACGTGCCGCCGTATGTGATCGCGCAGGGTAACCACGCGACGCCGTTTGGCCTGAATATTGAAGGCCTGAAGCGTCGTGGATTCGAGAAAGACACCCTGCACGCGATTCGTAATGCGTACAAGCTTCTCTACCGCAGCGGTAGAACGCTGGACGAAGTGAAACCGGAAATTGAAGCGCTGGCGGCTGAACACCCGGCTGTGCAGGCGTTTACCGATTTCTTTGCCCGTTCTACTCGCGGCATCATTCGTTAA
- the lpxB gene encoding lipid-A-disaccharide synthase, with the protein MSSRPLTIGLVAGETSGDILGAGLIRALKEKVPDVRFVGVAGPRMQAEGCEAWYEMEELAVMGIVEVLERLPRLLKIRRDLTQRFSELQPDVFVGIDAPDFNITLEGNLKKRGINTIHYVSPSVWAWRQKRVFKIGKATNLVLAFLPFEKAFYDRFNVPCRFIGHTMADAMPLHPDKLAARATLGIAPDVPCLALLPGSRGAEVEMLSADFLNTAVLLRQHFPDLEIVVPLVNSKRREQFERIKSSVAPDLRVHLLDGQAREAMIASDAALLASGTAALECMLAKCPMVVGYRMKPFTFWLAQRLVKTPWVSLPNLLAGRELVTELLQTDCTPDKLAAALLPLFADKEKMAELRTTFVDLHQQIRCNADEQAAQAVLELVKPC; encoded by the coding sequence ATGTCATCACGTCCTTTGACTATTGGGCTGGTCGCCGGAGAAACTTCCGGCGACATCCTTGGCGCAGGCCTGATCCGTGCGCTAAAAGAAAAGGTGCCTGATGTGCGGTTTGTCGGCGTTGCCGGGCCACGTATGCAGGCCGAAGGCTGTGAAGCCTGGTACGAGATGGAAGAACTGGCCGTTATGGGCATTGTTGAAGTGCTTGAGCGGCTTCCTCGACTGCTGAAAATTCGGCGGGATTTAACCCAGCGCTTTAGCGAGCTTCAGCCCGATGTCTTCGTCGGCATTGATGCACCTGATTTCAATATCACGCTGGAGGGCAACCTCAAAAAGCGCGGTATCAATACTATTCACTACGTCAGCCCTTCTGTGTGGGCATGGCGTCAAAAACGCGTTTTCAAAATAGGTAAAGCGACCAATCTGGTGCTGGCCTTCTTGCCTTTTGAAAAAGCGTTTTACGATCGTTTCAATGTCCCTTGTCGCTTTATCGGTCATACGATGGCTGATGCAATGCCGCTGCATCCCGATAAGCTGGCTGCACGTGCGACGTTGGGTATTGCGCCCGATGTGCCTTGTCTGGCGCTACTGCCGGGCAGTCGCGGTGCAGAAGTTGAAATGCTTAGCGCAGATTTCCTCAATACAGCTGTGCTACTGCGTCAGCATTTTCCCGATCTGGAAATCGTGGTTCCGCTGGTCAACAGCAAGCGCCGTGAACAGTTCGAGCGGATAAAAAGTAGCGTGGCGCCCGATCTACGCGTGCATCTGCTGGATGGGCAAGCGCGAGAAGCCATGATTGCCAGTGATGCGGCGCTATTGGCATCCGGTACGGCAGCACTGGAGTGTATGTTGGCTAAATGCCCGATGGTTGTGGGTTATCGTATGAAGCCCTTTACCTTCTGGTTAGCACAGCGTCTGGTCAAAACGCCGTGGGTGTCGCTGCCGAATTTGCTGGCTGGGCGCGAGCTGGTGACGGAATTGCTACAGACCGATTGTACGCCGGATAAGCTGGCCGCCGCGCTGCTGCCGCTGTTTGCCGATAAGGAAAAAATGGCTGAGCTACGCACGACGTTTGTGGATTTGCATCAGCAGATCCGCTGCAATGCCGATGAGCAAGCAGCTCAGGCGGTACTGGAATTAGTTAAGCCATGTTAA
- the rnhB gene encoding ribonuclease HII, whose translation MSEIFIYPQATCIAGVDEVGRGPLVGAVVTAAVILDPTRPIVGLADSKKLSEKRRLSLYDEIKEKALAWSLGRAEPEEIDQLNILHATMLAMQRAVAGLAVVPDFVLIDGNRCPALPMSAQAVVKGDSRVAEISAASIMAKVTRDREMVELDQRFPAYGFAQHKGYPTAFHLEKLAALGATEFHRRSFAPVKRVLGLA comes from the coding sequence ATGAGTGAAATATTTATCTATCCGCAGGCGACCTGCATCGCTGGCGTTGATGAAGTGGGCCGTGGCCCTCTGGTTGGTGCGGTCGTGACGGCTGCGGTGATTCTTGACCCGACTAGGCCAATTGTCGGGCTGGCGGATTCCAAAAAGCTGAGTGAAAAACGTCGACTGTCGCTCTATGATGAAATCAAAGAGAAGGCATTGGCGTGGAGCCTTGGCCGTGCGGAACCGGAAGAGATTGACCAACTGAATATCCTGCATGCTACCATGCTGGCAATGCAGCGTGCGGTTGCCGGGTTGGCTGTCGTGCCTGATTTTGTTCTCATTGACGGCAACCGTTGCCCGGCCTTGCCGATGTCCGCTCAGGCGGTCGTTAAAGGGGATAGCCGCGTGGCAGAAATCAGCGCGGCCTCGATTATGGCGAAGGTGACTCGCGATCGTGAGATGGTCGAGTTAGATCAACGCTTCCCCGCTTACGGTTTTGCCCAACACAAAGGCTATCCAACGGCTTTTCATCTGGAGAAACTGGCCGCACTGGGTGCCACTGAGTTTCACCGTCGGAGCTTCGCGCCAGTCAAACGTGTACTAGGGTTGGCTTAA
- the dnaE gene encoding DNA polymerase III subunit alpha, which translates to MAEPRFVHLRVHSDYSMIDGLAKVGPLVKKAAALGMPALAITDFTNLCGLVKFYGGAHGAGIKPIIGADFCVESDELGDELAHLTVLAMNNAGYQNLTLLISHAYQRGYGAAGPTIDRDWLIEHQEGLILLSGGRRGDVGRFLLRGNQTQAEQCLAFYQEHFPQRYYLELIRTSRPDEESYLHAAVELATKHGVPVVATNEVCFISTDDFDAHEIRVAIHDGYTLDDPKRPRHYSPQQYMRTEEEMCELFADIPEALANSVEIAKRCNVTIRLGEYFLPQFPTGDMSTEDFLVQCSKKGLEERLEFLFPDPEVRAERRPEYDERLDIELGVINQMGFPGYFLIVMEFIQWSKDNDVPVGPGRGSGAGSLVAYALKITDLDPLEFDLLFERFLNPERVSMPDFDVDFCMEKRDKVIDHVAEMYGRDAVSQIITFGTMAAKAVIRDVGRVLGHPYGFVDRISKLVPPDPGMTLEKAFAAEPQLPEIYEADEEVKALIDMARKLEGVTRNAGKHAGGVVISPTKITDFAPLYCDSEGNHPVTQFDKNDVEYAGLVKFDFLGLRTLTIIDWALGMINARRAKQGQEPIDIAAIPLDDKKSFDMLQRSETTAVFQLESRGMKDLIKRLKPDSFEDMIALVALFRPGPLQSGMVDNFIDRKHGREAISYPDIEWQHESLKPVLEPTYGIILYQEQVMQIAQVLAGYTLGGADMLRRAMGKKNPVEMAKQRGGFEDGAKSRGVNGELAIKIFDLVEKFAGYGFNKSHSAAYALVSYQTLWLKAHYPAEFMAAVMTADMDNTDKVVGLVDECWRMGLKILPPDINSGLYHFHVNDDGEIVYGIGAIKGVGEGPIEAIIEARNQGGYFRELFDLCARTDIKKLNRRVLEKLIMSGAFDRLGPHRAALMNSLPDALKAADQHAKAEAIGQVDMFGVLADAPEQVEQSYSTVPPWPEQVVLDGERETLGLYLTGHPITQYIKEIERYAGGVRLKDMHPTDRGKMTTAVGLVLAARVMITKRGNRIGVCTLDDRSGRLEIMLFTDALEKYQHLLEKDRILIASGQVSFDDFSGGLKMTVRELMDISEAREKYARGLAISLTDRQIDDQLLNRLRQSLEPHRSGTIPVHLYYQREDARARLRFGAAWRVTPADALLNELRGLVGNEQVELEFD; encoded by the coding sequence ATGGCCGAACCACGTTTTGTTCACCTGCGTGTTCACAGTGACTATTCCATGATCGATGGGCTAGCCAAAGTCGGTCCGCTGGTAAAAAAAGCGGCAGCACTCGGCATGCCAGCGCTGGCGATTACTGATTTTACCAACCTGTGTGGGCTGGTTAAATTTTATGGCGGCGCGCATGGTGCGGGAATCAAGCCCATTATCGGCGCAGATTTCTGTGTCGAAAGCGACGAATTGGGTGATGAGCTCGCGCATCTTACCGTCCTAGCCATGAATAATGCTGGCTACCAGAATCTGACGCTGCTGATTTCACACGCTTATCAACGAGGTTATGGCGCTGCTGGGCCGACGATTGACCGAGATTGGCTTATTGAGCATCAGGAAGGGCTGATTTTACTGTCTGGCGGCCGCCGAGGTGATGTTGGCCGATTTTTGCTGCGCGGTAACCAAACGCAAGCTGAACAGTGTCTGGCCTTCTATCAGGAACACTTCCCCCAGCGTTACTATCTGGAACTGATCCGCACGTCCCGCCCCGATGAAGAAAGCTATTTGCATGCCGCCGTTGAATTGGCGACGAAGCACGGTGTGCCCGTGGTGGCGACCAATGAAGTGTGTTTTATCAGCACCGATGATTTTGACGCTCACGAAATTCGCGTGGCTATTCACGATGGCTACACGCTTGATGACCCCAAACGCCCACGTCATTACAGCCCTCAACAGTACATGCGTACCGAAGAGGAAATGTGCGAGCTGTTTGCGGATATCCCCGAAGCGCTGGCGAACAGCGTTGAAATTGCCAAGCGTTGTAACGTAACGATTCGTCTGGGTGAGTATTTCCTGCCGCAGTTCCCGACGGGCGACATGAGTACGGAAGATTTTCTGGTTCAGTGCTCGAAAAAGGGGCTGGAGGAGCGTCTCGAATTCCTGTTCCCCGATCCGGAAGTGCGCGCTGAACGTCGCCCTGAATATGATGAGCGTCTGGATATTGAGCTGGGCGTTATCAACCAGATGGGGTTCCCCGGCTACTTCCTGATCGTAATGGAATTTATTCAGTGGTCGAAGGATAACGATGTGCCTGTTGGACCGGGGCGTGGTTCCGGTGCGGGTTCGTTAGTGGCCTACGCGCTGAAAATCACCGATCTGGATCCGCTGGAATTCGACCTGCTGTTCGAACGTTTCCTCAACCCTGAACGCGTTTCCATGCCAGACTTTGACGTCGATTTCTGTATGGAAAAACGCGACAAGGTCATCGATCACGTCGCGGAAATGTACGGACGTGATGCGGTATCGCAGATTATCACCTTCGGTACGATGGCGGCGAAAGCAGTTATTCGTGACGTCGGGCGCGTGCTTGGACACCCTTATGGGTTTGTCGATCGTATTTCAAAGCTGGTGCCGCCCGATCCGGGCATGACGCTGGAAAAAGCGTTTGCTGCTGAACCACAGTTGCCGGAAATTTATGAAGCCGATGAGGAAGTTAAAGCCCTCATCGATATGGCGCGCAAGCTCGAAGGGGTAACGCGTAACGCCGGTAAACATGCCGGTGGGGTGGTGATATCTCCCACCAAGATTACCGATTTTGCGCCGCTGTATTGTGATTCGGAAGGGAACCATCCGGTTACCCAGTTTGATAAGAACGACGTGGAATATGCCGGGCTGGTGAAGTTCGACTTCCTTGGCCTGCGTACGTTGACCATTATCGACTGGGCGCTGGGGATGATTAACGCCCGTCGCGCGAAGCAAGGACAGGAGCCGATTGATATTGCGGCGATCCCGCTCGACGATAAGAAAAGCTTCGATATGCTGCAACGCTCGGAAACCACGGCGGTATTCCAGCTTGAATCGCGCGGCATGAAAGACCTGATCAAGCGACTGAAACCCGACAGCTTTGAGGATATGATCGCGCTGGTGGCGCTGTTCCGCCCTGGCCCGCTGCAATCCGGCATGGTGGATAACTTCATCGACCGTAAGCATGGTCGTGAAGCGATCTCGTATCCTGATATCGAATGGCAGCACGAGTCGCTTAAGCCCGTGCTGGAGCCGACCTACGGCATTATCCTGTATCAGGAACAGGTCATGCAGATTGCGCAGGTTCTGGCGGGCTATACGCTGGGCGGTGCGGACATGCTGCGTCGTGCGATGGGGAAAAAGAACCCGGTCGAGATGGCGAAGCAGCGTGGTGGCTTCGAAGATGGTGCCAAATCTCGTGGCGTGAACGGTGAACTGGCGATTAAGATTTTCGACCTGGTGGAAAAATTCGCCGGTTATGGCTTTAATAAATCTCACTCCGCAGCTTATGCGTTGGTGTCTTACCAAACGCTGTGGTTGAAAGCGCACTATCCAGCAGAATTCATGGCGGCGGTGATGACGGCCGATATGGACAACACGGATAAAGTGGTCGGTCTGGTTGATGAATGCTGGCGGATGGGGTTAAAAATCCTGCCTCCGGACATCAACAGCGGGCTGTATCACTTCCACGTTAACGACGATGGCGAGATTGTTTACGGCATCGGTGCGATTAAAGGCGTAGGTGAAGGGCCGATTGAGGCGATTATCGAAGCGCGTAATCAGGGCGGCTATTTTAGAGAGCTGTTTGATCTCTGCGCGCGTACCGACATTAAAAAGCTGAACCGCCGCGTGCTGGAAAAGCTGATTATGTCTGGGGCATTTGACCGTCTGGGGCCGCATCGCGCCGCGCTGATGAATTCATTGCCTGATGCGCTGAAGGCTGCCGATCAGCATGCGAAAGCGGAAGCCATCGGTCAGGTGGATATGTTCGGCGTGCTGGCCGATGCGCCTGAACAGGTTGAGCAATCCTACAGTACGGTGCCGCCGTGGCCGGAGCAGGTGGTGCTGGATGGTGAACGTGAGACGCTGGGGCTGTACCTGACTGGCCACCCGATCACGCAATATATTAAGGAAATTGAACGCTATGCCGGTGGCGTGCGTTTGAAAGATATGCACCCGACGGATCGGGGTAAAATGACCACTGCCGTTGGGCTGGTGTTGGCGGCTCGCGTCATGATCACCAAGCGGGGTAACCGTATTGGTGTCTGTACATTGGACGATCGTTCCGGTCGCCTTGAGATAATGCTGTTTACCGATGCATTGGAAAAATATCAGCATTTACTTGAGAAAGACCGTATCCTTATCGCCAGTGGACAGGTCAGCTTTGATGACTTCAGCGGCGGGCTTAAAATGACCGTCCGAGAGTTAATGGATATCAGTGAAGCGCGGGAAAAATACGCGCGCGGGCTTGCTATCTCGCTGACTGACAGGCAAATTGATGACCAGCTATTAAACCGTCTCCGCCAATCGTTGGAACCCCATCGATCGGGGACGATCCCAGTGCATCTCTATTACCAGCGTGAAGATGCGCGCGCCCGGTTACGTTTCGGCGCAGCATGGCGTGTAACGCCTGCCGATGCGCTACTGAACGAGCTGCGCGGATTAGTGGGTAATGAGCAGGTGGAACTGGAATTTGACTAA
- the accA gene encoding acetyl-CoA carboxylase carboxyl transferase subunit alpha yields the protein MSLNFLDFEQPIAELEAKIDSLTAVSRQDEKLDINLDEEVQRLREKSVELTRKIFADLGAWQVAQLARHPQRPYTLDYIKHIFTDFDELAGDRAYADDKAIVGGIARLEGRPVMIIGHQKGRETKEKIRRNFGMPAPEGYRKALRLMEMADRFRMPIITFIDTPGAYPGVGAEERGQSEAIARNLREMSTLRVPIICTVIGEGGSGGALAIGVGDKVNMLQYSTYSVISPEGCASILWKSADKAPLAAEAMGIIAPRLKELKLIDTVIPEPLGSAHRNVPVMAESLKAQLLADLLDLDGLTEEELLNRRYQRLMNYGYC from the coding sequence ATGAGTCTGAATTTTCTTGATTTTGAGCAGCCGATTGCAGAGTTGGAAGCGAAAATTGACTCGCTGACCGCAGTCAGCCGTCAAGACGAAAAATTGGATATTAATCTGGACGAAGAAGTCCAGCGCCTGCGTGAGAAGAGCGTTGAACTGACGCGCAAAATCTTTGCCGATTTGGGTGCCTGGCAGGTTGCGCAATTAGCGCGCCATCCGCAACGTCCTTATACGCTTGATTATATTAAGCATATCTTTACCGACTTTGATGAATTGGCTGGCGATCGTGCCTATGCCGACGATAAAGCCATTGTCGGCGGGATTGCCCGTTTGGAGGGGCGTCCGGTGATGATCATTGGTCATCAGAAAGGACGTGAAACCAAAGAAAAGATTCGCCGTAATTTTGGCATGCCGGCACCGGAAGGCTATCGCAAAGCGCTGCGCCTGATGGAAATGGCCGATCGCTTCAGAATGCCGATCATCACCTTCATCGACACGCCGGGCGCTTATCCGGGCGTTGGTGCAGAAGAACGTGGTCAGTCTGAGGCTATCGCGCGTAACCTGCGTGAAATGTCGACGCTGCGTGTGCCAATCATCTGTACCGTTATCGGTGAGGGTGGTTCCGGTGGTGCACTGGCTATCGGCGTGGGTGACAAGGTCAACATGCTGCAATACAGCACCTACTCGGTTATTTCACCGGAAGGCTGTGCGTCTATCCTGTGGAAAAGTGCAGATAAAGCGCCGCTGGCGGCGGAAGCCATGGGCATCATTGCGCCACGTCTGAAAGAGCTGAAACTGATCGATACCGTGATCCCTGAACCGCTGGGTTCCGCGCACCGTAACGTCCCGGTGATGGCAGAGTCTCTGAAAGCACAGCTGCTGGCCGACCTGCTCGACCTCGACGGCCTGACGGAAGAAGAGCTGTTGAACCGCCGTTATCAGCGTTTGATGAACTATGGTTACTGTTAA
- a CDS encoding VOC family protein, producing the protein MLKLLDVHHIAVIASDYERSKAFYCDVLGFTLNNEVYREARQSWKGDLSLNGRYTIELFSFPHPPARVSRPEACGLRHLAFAVANVEQAVASLEQAVASLEQAGVICEPVRIDPDTQQRFTFFSDPDGLPLELYEI; encoded by the coding sequence ATGCTGAAGCTGCTCGATGTCCATCACATTGCGGTTATTGCCTCTGACTACGAACGCAGCAAGGCATTTTATTGTGATGTGCTGGGGTTTACGTTGAACAACGAGGTCTACCGTGAAGCGCGGCAGTCGTGGAAAGGCGATCTCTCGCTGAATGGGCGCTATACCATTGAGCTATTTTCTTTCCCCCATCCACCTGCGCGCGTGAGTCGCCCTGAAGCCTGTGGCCTGCGCCATCTGGCCTTTGCCGTAGCTAACGTAGAACAAGCTGTCGCCTCGCTGGAACAAGCTGTCGCCTCGCTGGAACAGGCTGGCGTTATCTGTGAACCTGTCCGGATCGATCCTGACACGCAGCAGCGCTTCACCTTTTTCTCCGATCCTGACGGCTTGCCTTTAGAACTGTATGAGATCTGA